A portion of the Candidatus Pristimantibacillus lignocellulolyticus genome contains these proteins:
- the topA gene encoding type I DNA topoisomerase — translation MADSLVIVESPAKAKTIGKYLGSKYIVKASMGHIRDLPKSQIGVEVENDFNPKYITIRGKGSVLKELKDASKKVKKVYLAADPDREGEAIAWHLAHYLDIDETDSCRVVFNEITKQAVKDAFKTPRAINMDLVNAQQARRILDRLVGYKISPLLWKKVKKGLSAGRVQSVTVKMIIDRENEIDAFIPEEYWSITAKLEHQKQNFEAKFYGLNGKKKELANQAEVDEVLAAMANDKFTVAEVKEKERLRNPSPPFITSSLQQEAARKLGFRASKTMSVAQQLYEGVELGKEGTVGLITYMRTDSTRISPIAQEEAREYVTNKYGATYIPDEPRQYLKKNSNSQDAHEAIRPTSILRDPETMKPFLSRDQFRLYKLVWDRFASSQMSSAVLDTMTVDFNSGSATFRATGSKIKFAGFMKVYVEGNDDDTVEEYTLLPALSVGEKLDPEAIDPKQHFTQPPPRFTEARLVKALEELGIGRPSTYAPTLETVQKRGYVALEEKKFFPTELGELVIQLMEEFFPEILNAEFTANMEGNLDHVEEGTQDWVKILADFYETFEKRLEVAEEEMKEIEIQDEVSDELCEKCGKPLVYKMGRFGRFLACSGFPDCRNTKPIVKDIGVTCPKCNKGHIVERRSKKGRIFFGCDSYPECDYVSWDKPTNKSCPNCNEVLVEKRNRSGAKLKCVSCDYSEEIIEDDNEEL, via the coding sequence ATGGCAGATTCGTTAGTCATTGTAGAATCACCCGCCAAAGCCAAAACGATTGGTAAGTATTTAGGTAGTAAATATATTGTCAAAGCGTCTATGGGACATATTCGTGATTTACCTAAAAGTCAAATTGGTGTTGAAGTGGAAAATGATTTTAATCCGAAATACATTACGATTCGTGGAAAAGGTAGTGTACTGAAAGAATTGAAAGACGCGAGTAAAAAAGTGAAAAAAGTCTATCTCGCAGCCGATCCCGATCGCGAAGGAGAAGCGATTGCTTGGCATTTGGCTCATTATCTAGATATCGATGAAACTGATTCTTGTCGTGTAGTATTTAATGAAATTACAAAGCAAGCGGTAAAGGATGCATTCAAGACGCCGCGCGCTATTAATATGGACTTAGTTAATGCACAACAAGCAAGACGTATTCTTGACCGATTAGTGGGTTATAAGATTAGTCCGCTATTGTGGAAAAAAGTGAAAAAAGGTCTATCAGCTGGCCGTGTACAATCGGTTACAGTGAAAATGATTATTGATCGTGAAAATGAGATTGATGCTTTTATTCCGGAAGAATATTGGTCGATTACTGCAAAACTTGAACATCAGAAGCAGAACTTTGAAGCGAAGTTCTATGGTTTGAATGGCAAGAAGAAAGAACTTGCTAATCAAGCTGAGGTTGATGAAGTGCTAGCTGCTATGGCGAATGACAAATTTACTGTAGCTGAAGTGAAAGAGAAAGAAAGGCTTAGAAATCCTTCTCCACCTTTCATAACAAGTTCACTGCAACAGGAAGCGGCTCGAAAGCTCGGATTTAGAGCTTCTAAGACGATGAGTGTTGCGCAACAGCTTTACGAGGGTGTAGAGCTTGGTAAAGAAGGTACAGTTGGTTTAATTACGTATATGAGAACTGATTCCACGCGTATTTCTCCAATTGCGCAAGAAGAGGCTCGTGAATATGTGACGAACAAATACGGTGCTACGTACATTCCAGATGAGCCAAGGCAGTACTTGAAAAAAAATAGTAATTCACAAGATGCCCATGAAGCGATCCGACCAACATCGATTCTTCGTGATCCTGAGACGATGAAACCTTTCTTGTCTCGAGATCAATTCAGACTTTATAAATTAGTCTGGGATCGTTTTGCTTCAAGTCAGATGTCATCTGCTGTTCTAGATACGATGACGGTTGATTTCAATAGTGGGTCAGCAACTTTCCGTGCTACCGGTTCTAAAATTAAATTCGCAGGTTTTATGAAAGTATATGTGGAAGGTAATGATGATGATACGGTAGAAGAGTACACTTTACTTCCTGCTCTATCCGTTGGTGAGAAGCTTGATCCAGAAGCTATTGATCCGAAGCAACATTTCACTCAGCCACCACCGAGATTTACGGAAGCAAGACTTGTGAAAGCATTAGAAGAATTAGGTATCGGTCGTCCAAGTACTTATGCTCCTACATTAGAAACGGTTCAAAAACGTGGTTATGTGGCATTAGAGGAGAAAAAGTTTTTCCCTACAGAGCTTGGGGAATTAGTTATTCAACTTATGGAAGAATTTTTTCCTGAAATATTGAACGCTGAGTTCACTGCCAACATGGAAGGTAATCTTGACCATGTGGAAGAAGGAACTCAAGATTGGGTCAAAATTTTAGCTGATTTCTATGAAACTTTTGAGAAGAGATTAGAAGTAGCTGAAGAAGAAATGAAAGAAATTGAAATTCAAGACGAGGTATCCGATGAACTTTGTGAAAAGTGCGGCAAACCATTAGTGTACAAAATGGGACGCTTCGGACGTTTTCTAGCATGTTCTGGATTCCCGGATTGCAGAAATACAAAACCTATTGTCAAAGATATTGGAGTTACTTGTCCGAAATGTAATAAAGGACATATCGTCGAAAGACGGAGCAAAAAGGGAAGAATCTTCTTCGGTTGTGACTCTTATCCAGAGTGTGATTATGTTTCATGGGATAAGCCTACGAACAAATCTTGTCCGAATTGTAATGAGGTACTTGTCGAAAAACGTAATCGTAGTGGCGCCAAATTAAAATGTGTAAGTTGTGATTACTCGGAAGAGATTATCGAGGATGATAACGAAGAACTATAA
- the trmFO gene encoding FADH(2)-oxidizing methylenetetrahydrofolate--tRNA-(uracil(54)-C(5))-methyltransferase TrmFO yields MSNQKVIVVGAGLAGSEAAWQIAEQGVEVILYEMRPVTKTPAHHTNQFAELVCSNSLRANGLSNAVGVLKEEMRMLDSIIISSADQHAVPAGGALAVDRDGFSGEITNRLRNHPLIDVRNEEVTEIPEDGIVVIATGPLTAESLSKQIQGLLGEEYFYFYDAAAPIIEKDSIDMDKVYLASRYDKGEAAYLNCPMTEDEFNAFYDELVTAEVAQLKEFEKEIYFEGCMPIEVMATRGRQTMLFGPLKPVGLVNPHTGKLPHAVIQLRQDNAAGTLYNMVGFQTHLKWGEQKRVFSMIPGLENAEFVRYGVMHRNTFINSPSLMKPTYQTKQRENLFFAGQMTGVEGYVESAASGLIAGINAAKLAKGEPLVQLPVQSALGSMAEYITTADFKHFQPMNANFGLFPPLENKIRNKKEKNEAIANRALEHIQQFKDEHFGR; encoded by the coding sequence TTGAGTAATCAAAAAGTAATTGTTGTCGGTGCTGGTCTAGCAGGTAGTGAAGCTGCTTGGCAAATCGCTGAGCAAGGTGTTGAAGTTATTTTATACGAGATGCGTCCAGTAACAAAAACACCTGCACACCATACGAACCAATTTGCTGAATTAGTATGTAGTAATAGTTTACGAGCGAATGGTTTAAGCAACGCGGTTGGTGTATTGAAGGAAGAAATGCGTATGCTGGATTCCATCATCATCAGTAGTGCAGACCAACATGCTGTTCCAGCTGGTGGAGCATTAGCAGTAGACCGTGACGGTTTTTCTGGGGAAATCACAAATCGTCTGCGCAATCATCCGCTAATTGATGTTCGTAATGAAGAAGTAACGGAAATACCTGAGGATGGAATTGTTGTTATCGCAACGGGTCCATTAACAGCAGAATCATTATCCAAACAAATTCAAGGATTACTTGGAGAAGAGTACTTCTACTTCTATGATGCAGCAGCTCCAATCATTGAAAAAGATTCGATTGATATGGATAAAGTATACTTAGCATCTCGTTATGATAAAGGTGAAGCTGCGTATTTGAATTGTCCGATGACTGAAGATGAATTTAATGCTTTCTATGATGAACTAGTAACTGCTGAAGTTGCTCAATTAAAAGAATTTGAGAAGGAAATATACTTTGAAGGTTGTATGCCAATTGAAGTTATGGCCACACGTGGTAGACAAACGATGTTATTCGGTCCACTGAAGCCAGTAGGACTTGTAAATCCTCATACAGGTAAGTTGCCGCATGCTGTTATCCAGTTGCGTCAAGATAATGCAGCAGGAACGCTTTATAATATGGTAGGCTTCCAAACTCATTTGAAATGGGGAGAGCAAAAGCGTGTATTCTCAATGATCCCTGGACTTGAAAATGCGGAGTTTGTACGTTATGGTGTCATGCATCGTAATACATTCATCAATTCACCTAGCTTAATGAAACCTACGTACCAAACAAAGCAAAGAGAGAATTTATTCTTTGCAGGGCAGATGACAGGTGTAGAAGGATATGTTGAGTCAGCTGCATCAGGATTAATCGCTGGTATTAATGCTGCGAAACTTGCAAAAGGTGAACCTTTAGTGCAATTGCCTGTACAATCAGCGCTAGGTAGTATGGCTGAGTACATTACAACAGCTGATTTCAAACATTTTCAACCAATGAACGCAAACTTTGGTCTGTTTCCACCACTTGAGAATAAAATTCGAAATAAGAAGGAAAAAAATGAGGCGATCGCGAATCGCGCATTAGAGCATATTCAACAGTTTAAGGATGAGCATTTCGGTAGATAA
- the hslV gene encoding ATP-dependent protease subunit HslV, with amino-acid sequence MEMQFHATTICAVRHNGKGAIAGDGQVTFGNSMVMKGTAKKVRRLYRGQVVSGFAGSVADAITLFEKFEAKLEEHHGNLQRAAVELAKEWRSDRVLRKLEAMMIVMDKSGMLLISGNGEIIEPDDDVIAIGSGGSFALSAARAMKRHAPDMEAKDIAHGALTIAAEICVYTNHNIVVEEIL; translated from the coding sequence ATGGAAATGCAATTTCATGCGACAACGATTTGTGCAGTAAGACATAATGGCAAAGGTGCTATTGCTGGTGATGGGCAAGTGACCTTTGGTAATTCGATGGTTATGAAGGGTACGGCGAAGAAAGTACGTAGATTATATCGTGGTCAAGTTGTATCGGGTTTTGCAGGATCTGTTGCAGACGCAATTACGTTGTTTGAGAAGTTCGAAGCTAAGCTTGAAGAACATCATGGGAATTTGCAACGTGCAGCAGTTGAACTTGCTAAAGAATGGCGTTCAGATCGCGTTCTTCGTAAGCTGGAAGCGATGATGATTGTTATGGATAAAAGTGGAATGTTGTTAATTTCGGGTAATGGTGAGATTATCGAACCTGATGATGATGTTATTGCGATTGGTTCAGGTGGATCCTTTGCTTTATCTGCTGCAAGAGCAATGAAACGTCATGCTCCTGATATGGAAGCGAAAGATATTGCCCACGGAGCTTTGACGATAGCGGCAGAAATATGCGTTTATACTAATCACAATATTGTGGTAGAAGAAATATTATAG
- the hslU gene encoding ATP-dependent protease ATPase subunit HslU: MDNKALTPRQIVGELDKYIVAQKDAKRSVAVALRNRYRRSMLDENLRDEIVPKNILMIGPTGVGKTEIARRLAKLVKAPFVKVEATKFTEVGYVGRDVESMVRDLVEVAIRMVKVEKTEVVKAEAEKLANERIVDLLAPSKVKPKSNKNPFEMLFGGNNSDDSDSDKEAEIDHGLAERRSKVKADLAAGKLENEQIQIEVEDNTPNMMDMLSGQGLENSGMNMQDILGSLMPKKPKKRKLPVKEARKVLTQEEATKLIDMDEVIAESVIRAEQSGIIFIDEIDKIAAPSRGSGPDVSREGVQRDILPIVEGSTIMTKYGPVRTDYVLFVAAGAFHIAKPSDLIPELQGRFPIRVELTSLSEEDFVNILTEPKNALTKQYTALLETEGIKVDFTEDAIKEIAKIAADVNRNMENIGARRLHTILEKLLEDLSFEAPELTLEHMDITPEYVRAKLGNIAKDRDLSQYIL, encoded by the coding sequence ATGGATAACAAAGCTCTGACACCGCGTCAGATTGTTGGGGAACTGGATAAGTATATTGTTGCTCAAAAGGATGCAAAACGTTCAGTGGCGGTTGCGCTACGTAATCGTTATCGGAGAAGTATGCTAGATGAAAACTTGCGAGATGAGATTGTACCGAAAAACATTCTAATGATCGGTCCAACAGGAGTAGGTAAGACGGAAATTGCAAGACGCCTTGCCAAATTAGTGAAAGCACCATTTGTGAAGGTAGAGGCAACCAAATTTACTGAAGTAGGCTATGTTGGTCGTGATGTTGAATCGATGGTCCGCGATTTGGTAGAAGTTGCGATTCGAATGGTTAAAGTTGAAAAGACCGAAGTAGTAAAAGCTGAAGCTGAAAAACTTGCTAATGAGCGAATCGTCGATCTTCTCGCTCCTTCAAAAGTTAAACCAAAATCTAACAAAAATCCTTTCGAAATGTTATTCGGTGGTAACAATTCTGATGATTCTGACAGCGATAAAGAAGCAGAGATTGATCATGGACTAGCAGAGCGACGTTCAAAGGTTAAAGCAGATCTTGCGGCAGGTAAGCTTGAAAATGAGCAAATCCAAATTGAGGTAGAAGACAATACTCCTAATATGATGGATATGTTAAGTGGTCAAGGTTTAGAAAATTCAGGAATGAATATGCAAGATATTCTAGGTTCTTTAATGCCTAAGAAACCTAAGAAGAGAAAGTTACCTGTAAAAGAAGCAAGAAAAGTACTCACACAAGAAGAAGCTACTAAACTGATCGATATGGATGAAGTCATTGCTGAATCTGTTATTCGCGCTGAGCAGAGTGGTATTATTTTCATCGATGAAATTGATAAAATCGCTGCACCGTCTCGCGGATCGGGCCCTGATGTATCACGTGAAGGTGTTCAAAGAGATATTTTACCGATCGTGGAAGGATCTACGATTATGACGAAGTATGGACCTGTTAGAACGGATTATGTGCTGTTTGTTGCTGCTGGGGCATTCCATATAGCTAAACCTTCTGATCTAATTCCTGAGTTACAAGGACGCTTCCCAATTCGTGTCGAATTGACTTCGCTATCAGAAGAAGACTTCGTAAACATTTTGACAGAACCGAAAAATGCATTGACGAAACAATATACTGCATTGTTGGAAACAGAAGGAATTAAAGTTGACTTTACAGAAGATGCGATTAAAGAAATAGCTAAAATTGCAGCAGATGTAAATCGTAATATGGAAAATATCGGCGCAAGAAGATTGCATACTATTCTAGAAAAATTGTTAGAGGATCTATCATTTGAAGCTCCTGAATTAACGTTAGAACATATGGACATTACTCCAGAGTACGTTAGAGCTAAACTAGGGAATATTGCAAAAGATCGTGATTTGAGTCAGTACATTTTGTAG
- the codY gene encoding GTP-sensing pleiotropic transcriptional regulator CodY, which translates to MSLLNKTRTLNRLLQRAAGKSVNFREMAEVLCTTIQSNVFVVSRRGKVLGCAALDIYAHDYLRALSSEELRFSNKMNELFLEFAETNSNVSMEKMDSELIVRLGDQENMTIVPIIGGGDRLGTLLLTRTKAEFNDEDLVLAEYGGTIVGMEILRERSEEIEQEARSRAVVAVAIGSLSYSELEAVEHIFEELDGKEGLLVASKIADRVGITRSVIVNALRKLESAGVIETRSLGMKGTYINILNMQLLQELQKQK; encoded by the coding sequence ATGAGTTTATTGAATAAGACACGAACTTTGAATCGGTTATTACAACGTGCAGCAGGTAAGTCAGTTAATTTTAGAGAAATGGCTGAAGTGCTTTGCACGACGATTCAGTCCAATGTGTTCGTTGTTAGTCGTCGAGGTAAAGTACTCGGTTGTGCAGCTTTAGATATTTATGCGCATGATTATTTACGTGCTTTAAGTTCAGAAGAATTAAGATTTTCTAATAAAATGAATGAATTGTTCTTAGAATTTGCTGAAACAAACTCAAATGTTTCAATGGAAAAAATGGATTCTGAACTAATTGTCAGACTTGGTGATCAGGAAAATATGACTATTGTACCAATTATCGGTGGAGGAGATCGACTAGGAACTCTATTACTTACCCGGACAAAAGCAGAGTTTAACGATGAAGATCTAGTTCTTGCGGAGTATGGAGGCACTATAGTTGGGATGGAGATCTTAAGAGAACGTAGCGAGGAGATCGAACAAGAAGCACGTAGTCGAGCAGTAGTTGCTGTAGCAATTGGATCACTATCTTATAGTGAGTTAGAAGCTGTGGAACATATTTTCGAAGAGTTGGACGGAAAAGAAGGATTGCTTGTAGCTTCCAAGATAGCAGACCGTGTAGGTATTACACGTTCGGTTATCGTTAACGCACTTCGTAAATTAGAGAGTGCAGGAGTTATTGAAACTAGATCTTTAGGAATGAAAGGTACTTACATTAATATATTGAATATGCAGTTGCTCCAAGAACTTCAGAAACAAAAATAA
- the flgB gene encoding flagellar basal body rod protein FlgB, which produces MKLLNSTSFQRMESALYNAEARQRVISNNIANAETPNFKRSELLFEELIADAMGTNSTSSLKGQTTNDRHITINGGKLGLPTSKIVTDTTTAMNSTTNNNVDPDAEMTLLAKNQLNYNLYVQQLNHEFSMMRIAITGGK; this is translated from the coding sequence ATGAAACTTTTGAATAGTACCTCTTTTCAAAGAATGGAATCTGCACTATATAATGCTGAGGCAAGGCAACGTGTAATCTCTAATAATATTGCCAATGCAGAGACTCCTAATTTCAAAAGATCAGAGCTTCTTTTTGAAGAATTAATTGCTGATGCAATGGGTACTAACTCTACATCTTCCTTAAAAGGTCAAACTACGAATGATCGCCATATCACGATTAATGGAGGTAAACTTGGTTTACCAACTTCAAAAATCGTAACTGACACAACAACAGCAATGAATTCTACAACGAATAATAACGTTGATCCAGATGCTGAAATGACCTTGCTTGCTAAAAATCAATTAAATTACAATTTGTATGTGCAACAGTTGAACCATGAGTTTTCAATGATGAGAATTGCAATCACAGGGGGGAAATAA
- the flgC gene encoding flagellar basal body rod protein FlgC, with amino-acid sequence MKLTNGFDISASALTANRMRMDVISSNVANAETTRGSFVNGEYVPYKRKMVVMDSKESSFASILNNTLNGKQESKLLNGVNVTKIIEDTSPTKLVYNPAHPDANADGYVNMPNVDIATEMVDMIAAVRAYESNVTALNATKSMFMKALEIGK; translated from the coding sequence GTGAAACTTACTAATGGTTTTGACATTAGTGCATCTGCTTTAACAGCAAATCGTATGAGAATGGATGTTATTTCATCAAATGTTGCCAATGCGGAAACGACGCGAGGTAGCTTTGTCAATGGTGAATATGTTCCTTATAAAAGGAAAATGGTGGTAATGGATTCAAAGGAATCATCTTTTGCATCCATCCTTAATAATACATTGAATGGAAAGCAAGAAAGCAAATTGTTAAATGGTGTTAATGTGACAAAAATCATAGAGGACACTTCACCAACTAAGTTAGTCTATAATCCGGCTCACCCTGATGCTAACGCTGATGGTTACGTCAACATGCCAAATGTTGACATTGCAACGGAGATGGTTGATATGATAGCTGCTGTTCGAGCGTATGAATCGAATGTAACAGCTCTAAACGCTACGAAATCAATGTTTATGAAAGCATTAGAAATTGGAAAATAG
- the fliE gene encoding flagellar hook-basal body complex protein FliE, translating into MIESVSGISLQQIKSINAASNEKTTADITKSFGQFLNDALENVTAQEAEVHAKNDLYLAGKVDATELLITASQAQLTLQLTSQIRDKAVTAYQEIMRIQI; encoded by the coding sequence ATGATTGAATCAGTTTCAGGTATAAGTTTACAACAAATTAAAAGTATAAATGCAGCTTCTAATGAAAAGACAACTGCAGATATTACGAAATCCTTCGGTCAATTTCTAAATGATGCTTTAGAGAATGTAACTGCACAAGAAGCAGAAGTACATGCGAAAAACGATTTGTATCTTGCAGGTAAAGTGGATGCTACTGAACTATTGATTACAGCTAGTCAAGCTCAGTTAACTTTGCAATTAACCTCACAGATCCGCGATAAGGCAGTAACAGCCTATCAAGAAATAATGCGGATCCAAATCTAA
- the fliF gene encoding flagellar M-ring protein FliF, with the protein MNERVAQYVNKIKTTFQQMGRKQKIWLGASIVGLVVAIVLATVIFTRTEYEVAFNNLDATDSAAVISYLDSAAIPYKLNAMGTSISVPTKDAVKAKIAIGSEGLIQNGSIGFTEAFGLGSSTLGTTENEFNVKYQNAVNGEIQKLLNGLQGIQSSKVLVTVPKESVFLTTDEQNKPTAAIVLNFTTGYRPTQAEIDGYFNLVKSSVTGLEVSDVTISSQQLGELMSSSTNDLLAGSSNLIESQFKVQKMYEQDVKTSVQQYLSQIYGVDNIVVSISSSLNFDKKSSTESLVSPLENNNNNGIIISEENNSSSSTNTSGTSGGVVGTGETDVPTYQTSTNGGESSTETNSSIKNYEVNRVDSIIESAPYVVKDLSISVGFEAAELTNQEERVAITSYLTSFVRSQLANSGQDVENDDLLNKKVTLIARNFNSAEVETSGSGISLGWLIGIGALALAAIVALVVVVARRRNAARLEEEAINDIPERPAYEEINLDNLQNDSQARKNLETLAKRKPDDFVNLLRTWLVDE; encoded by the coding sequence GTGAACGAAAGAGTCGCCCAATATGTTAATAAGATTAAGACAACGTTCCAACAAATGGGAAGAAAACAAAAAATATGGCTTGGTGCCTCGATAGTAGGACTAGTAGTTGCAATTGTACTTGCGACCGTTATATTTACAAGAACTGAATACGAGGTTGCTTTTAATAACTTAGATGCAACAGATTCAGCTGCAGTAATTTCTTATTTGGATTCGGCAGCGATACCTTATAAGTTAAATGCTATGGGTACATCCATTTCCGTTCCAACGAAAGACGCTGTTAAAGCAAAAATTGCAATTGGTTCTGAAGGTTTAATTCAAAATGGATCAATTGGATTTACTGAAGCTTTTGGATTAGGAAGCTCTACGCTTGGCACAACGGAAAACGAATTTAACGTTAAATATCAAAACGCAGTTAATGGAGAAATTCAAAAGTTATTGAATGGACTTCAAGGAATCCAAAGTTCAAAGGTACTAGTTACAGTACCTAAAGAAAGTGTGTTTCTAACTACGGATGAGCAAAACAAACCGACTGCAGCCATAGTACTTAATTTTACGACTGGTTATCGTCCAACACAAGCGGAAATAGATGGATATTTCAATCTAGTAAAGTCTTCCGTAACAGGTCTAGAAGTCAGTGACGTTACGATCTCAAGTCAACAATTGGGTGAATTAATGTCATCTTCAACGAATGATTTGTTGGCAGGCAGTTCGAATTTAATAGAATCACAATTTAAAGTTCAGAAGATGTATGAGCAAGATGTTAAAACTAGCGTTCAGCAATACTTAAGCCAAATCTATGGTGTAGATAATATTGTTGTTAGTATTTCTAGTAGCTTGAACTTTGACAAGAAATCTAGTACAGAAAGTCTTGTATCACCTCTCGAAAATAACAACAATAACGGAATAATTATTAGTGAAGAGAATAATTCTAGTTCTTCTACCAATACGAGCGGTACATCGGGTGGAGTTGTTGGTACTGGTGAAACAGATGTTCCAACCTATCAAACCTCTACTAATGGTGGAGAAAGTAGTACTGAAACTAATTCTAGTATTAAAAATTATGAAGTTAATAGAGTTGACAGCATTATTGAGTCGGCACCTTATGTCGTTAAAGATCTATCAATAAGTGTAGGTTTTGAGGCTGCTGAACTAACAAATCAAGAAGAACGTGTTGCAATTACGAGCTATTTAACTAGCTTTGTAAGAAGTCAATTAGCGAATTCAGGTCAAGATGTAGAAAATGATGATCTTTTGAATAAGAAAGTGACGTTGATTGCACGTAATTTCAATTCTGCTGAAGTTGAAACTTCAGGTTCTGGCATTTCACTAGGTTGGTTAATCGGTATCGGAGCATTGGCATTAGCTGCCATTGTTGCTCTAGTAGTAGTAGTTGCACGTCGTCGCAACGCTGCAAGACTTGAAGAAGAAGCAATAAATGATATTCCAGAGAGACCTGCTTATGAAGAGATTAATTTGGATAATTTACAAAATGATAGTCAAGCTCGTAAAAATCTAGAAACACTTGCCAAACGCAAACCTGACGACTTCGTCAACTTGCTTCGTACCTGGCTAGTAGATGAATAG
- the fliG gene encoding flagellar motor switch protein FliG — protein MSQGLSGRQKAAILLITLGPEVSAQIFKHLRDDEIEQLTLEIANVRKVDSTDRDNILTEFHQICMAQEYISQGGIAYAKEILDKALGEDKAKEVLTRLTATLQVRPFDFARKADPAQILNFIQNENTQTIALVLSYLQSDQASTILSSLPQDKQADVAKRIAMMDSTSPEVITQIEHILEQKLSSTVTQDYTNAGGIDAIVQILNGVDRGTERTILDALEIQDPELAEDIKKRMFVFEDIVSIDNRSIQRIIRDVENADLQLALKVSSEEVREAIFRNMSKRMADTFQEEMEFMGPVRLRDVEEAQTRIVAIIRRLEESGEIIIARGGGDDIIV, from the coding sequence ATGTCACAAGGATTGTCTGGTCGTCAAAAGGCAGCAATTTTATTAATCACACTAGGACCAGAAGTGTCCGCACAAATCTTCAAACATTTACGCGATGATGAAATCGAGCAATTAACGCTGGAAATCGCTAATGTTAGAAAAGTTGATAGTACTGATAGAGATAATATATTGACAGAATTCCATCAAATATGTATGGCACAGGAGTATATTTCTCAAGGTGGTATTGCATATGCGAAGGAAATATTGGACAAAGCATTAGGCGAGGACAAAGCGAAAGAAGTATTAACACGCTTAACAGCTACGCTTCAAGTTAGACCGTTTGACTTTGCGCGTAAAGCTGATCCTGCACAAATTCTTAACTTTATCCAAAATGAAAATACACAAACGATCGCTCTTGTTCTTTCTTATCTACAATCTGATCAAGCCTCAACAATTCTATCGTCTCTGCCGCAAGACAAACAAGCGGATGTAGCGAAAAGAATTGCAATGATGGATAGTACTTCACCTGAAGTAATTACTCAGATTGAGCATATTCTCGAACAAAAACTATCATCTACTGTTACACAAGATTACACAAATGCTGGTGGTATTGATGCTATCGTCCAAATATTGAATGGCGTTGACCGTGGTACTGAGCGTACGATTCTTGATGCACTTGAAATTCAAGATCCTGAACTTGCTGAAGATATCAAAAAACGTATGTTTGTATTTGAAGATATTGTTAGTATCGATAATCGTTCGATCCAACGAATTATTAGAGATGTAGAAAATGCAGACTTACAACTTGCACTTAAAGTTTCTAGTGAAGAAGTTAGGGAAGCTATTTTCCGCAATATGTCTAAACGTATGGCTGATACTTTCCAAGAAGAAATGGAATTTATGGGACCTGTTCGTTTGCGTGACGTTGAAGAAGCTCAAACACGTATCGTTGCAATTATAAGAAGACTGGAAGAATCTGGTGAGATTATTATTGCTCGTGGTGGAGGAGATGATATTATTGTCTAA